In Sphingomonas sp. JUb134, the sequence CCCGCACGTCGATTGCGGCGACAACGTCGTCGTCATCAACGCGGACAAGGTGCGGTTCACCGGCCGCAAGCTGACGCAGAAGCTCTACTACAAGCACACCGGCTATGCTGGTGGTCTTAAGGAAGTGCGCGCGGACAAGATCCTCGAGGGTCGTTTCCCGGAGCGCATCCTGGAGAAGGCGGTCGAGCGCATGATCCCGCGCGGCCCGCTCGGCCGCCAGCAGATGCGCAACCTGCGCATCTACAAGGGCACCGAGCACCCGCACGAGGCCCAGAACCCCGAAGTCCTCGATATCGCGGGCATGAACCGCAAGAACAAGGTGGGCGCCTGATGTCTGACAATCGCCAGTCCCTTTCCGACCTGGCCAGCCTGACGCAGCAGGCCCCGGCCGCTCCGCAGCAGCAGGACGCCGCTCCCGCCGCGGCTCCGGCCCCCGACGCGACTGCACCCGAGGCTCCGGCCCTGCCGACCACGCCGCTGCGCGCGCAGGAGATCGACAAGTACGGTCGCGCCTATGCCACCGGCCGCCGCAAGGACGCGGTTGCTCGCGTCTGGCTGAAGCCGGGTTCGGGCAAGATCACGATCAACGGTCGTGACCAGGAAGTCTATTTCGCGCGTCCGACGCTGCGTCTCGTCATCAACCAGCCGTTCGGCGTTGCCGAGCGTGAAGGTCAGTATGACGTGATCTGCACCGTCAAGGGCGGCGGTCTGTCCGGCCAGGCCGGTGCTGTGAAGCATGGCATCAGCCAGGCGATCACCCGCTACGAGCCGGTGCTGCGCGCGCCGATCAAGGCCGCCGGGTTCCTGACCCGCGACAGCCGCGCCGTCGAGCGTAAGAAGTACGGCAAGGCGAAGGCCCGTCGCAGCTTCCAGTTCTCGAAGCGCTAAGCGACAGCTCATCGCATTTGGAAGGGCGGTCCCCGTGCGGGGCCGCCCTTTTTATTTGCCCGGTCATGATCGGGTGGTAGCAGCCCGCCGCCAGTCGCGTGAAAGGACCCGTGTGCCGACCCTGACGATCCCGCCCCTTCTCCGGCGCCTGCCGGCCCGGAGCCGCACCGCATGACTTCCCGCGAGACGACATCCTTCCTGCCGCTCGCCCATGCCGATGGATGGCAGGACGATCTCAACCGGACGGTGCTGGAGACGCTGAAGACGATCGGCTTCGCGCTGATCCAGTGGCCGTGGCTGCTGCGCAGCCTGTCCGGCGGATCCGATGCGGCCAAGGCCGCGCTGCTCGCGGACCTCGAGCTCGCCCCCGACGCGCTGCCCAACCTGGGCAGCTGGAAGGCGGATACCGGCTATCTCTCGCTGATCGTCGACCACATCAAGTCGACGCATCCGCAAAGCGTCGTCGAGCTCGGCTCGGGTGCGTCGAGCCTGGTGACGGCAAAGGCCTTGCAGCTTCACGGCGGCGGCCGTCTCACCAGCCTGGACCAGCATGCCGATTTCGTGCGCGCGACGCTCGGCTGGCTGCACGACCATGGGGTGGACGCGGCGCTGCACGCCGTACCGCTGCGCCCCGCCCCCAAGGACTGGCATGGCGTCTGGTACGACACCAGCCCGGTGCCGGACCGGATCGACCTGCTGCTGATCGACGGCCCGCCCTGGACGATCCACCCCTATGTGCGGGGTGCCGCGGAGACGCTGTTCAAGCGGATGCCGGTGGGCGGGACCGTGCTGCTCGACGATGCCGCGCGTCCCGGCGAACGGGTGATCGCCGCGCGCTGGCGCCGGCGCTGGCCGAACTTCCGCTTCGAACTGGTCAATCGCGGTACCAAGGGGACGCTGATCGGCACGCGCGTTTGGTGAGCAGACCGAAGTAGTCCCCGGCACCGCGGAGTGCGGGTGGGCTGAGGTGGGCCGCCTCAGCCCACCGGCTCGGCGGCGACTTGCGGCTCGGTCACGGTATAGTCCGCCTCGCCCATGCGCCGGGCGATCGTCTCGAACTTGCCGTCCTGGATGCGGATCTCGTTGAACGAGGGCGGGTTGTCGCGGGTTCGCACCGACAGCGTTCCCGCGCCCACCAAGCGGATCGTGCGGCCGTTGACGACCTCCTCCACGTCGAAGGGGTCGTGGACGTGCCCCGAGAGCACCGCATCGACGCCCGCCGCCGCCAGCGCCTCCAGCGCCTCCCGGCCGTGGCGCGTCTTGCCGGTCGAGCGGGTGCCCGCCTCGATCAGCGGGTGGTGGGCCGCCACGAACACCAGGTCGCCCTTCGGCACGGCATCGAGCAGCCCGAGCGACGCCTGCAGCGCCTTTTTGCCGACGAAGCCCTTCGACCAGTTGAACCGCATCTGGAAGCGGGCGGTGGTCTTGAGCGGCACCACGGTGATGCCCCGGATGTCGAGCGGCTGCTCGATGACGCGTTCGAGCTGCTTGTAGCGGTGGTATGGCATCAGGAAACGCGCGAAGGGGTTGAAGTACGGCAGGTCATGGTTGCCGACCTCCACCGTGGTCGGCCGTTGCAGCCCCTCCAACCATGCCGAGGCCTGCTCGAACTCGCGGGACCGCGCGCGCATCGTCAGGTCGCCGGTCATGATGATCGCGTCCGGCTTTTCCGCCTTCACCGCGCGATCGAACCAGGCCACGGCGGCCCGGTCCTCCGCGCCGAAATGGACGTCGCTGACGTGAAACAGCCGGATCATGCCTTCTCCTCCGCTGGCCCGCTGGGGGGTGGGGCGCGCCGCCCCTACCCCCAACGAACGCACGAGAAGGCAGATGGGTCAGCGAGGCGACGAGCCCGAGCCGCTCCACATTTTTTCACCGCCGACCCAGGTCTCCAGCACGCGGGTTTCGCGCAGCGCCTCGGGCGTCGCTTCGCTCGGGTCGCGATCGACGATCAAGAAGTCGGCGCGCATGCCGGGCGCCAGGGTGCCGAAGCGCTTTTCGGCAAAGCCCGCATAGGCCGCATCGCTGGTGAAGCCGCGCCACGCCTCCAGCCGGCTGACCGCTTCCTGCGGCTGCCACCCACCGGGCGGCTGGCCCTGCGGATCCTGGCGCGTGAAGGCGGCCGCCCAGCCGACGAAGGGGTTCGGGTTCTCCACCGGATAGTCGGAGCCGAAGGCGATGTGGCCGCTCTGCTTGAGCAGGCTCGCCCAGGCATAGGCGCCGGCGAGCCGGTCCGGCCCCAGGCGGGCCTCGACCATCAGGCGGTCCGACGTCTGGTGCACCGGCTGCATCGAGGGGATGATGCCGTTCCGGCCGAAGCGCGGCAGGTCGACGGGGTCGACGATCTGCGCATGCTCGATGCGCCAGCGGCGATCGTCCTTGTAGGTCGAGCCGATCTCCTCGATCGCGTCGAGCGCCTGGGTGTTGGCGCGATCCCCGATCGCGTGGATCGCGATCTGGAAGCCGTCCATCGCGCCGCGGCTCATCAGGTTGAGCAGCTGGTCGTCGGCAAGGAAGCCGAGGCCGGTCTCCTTGGCGGCATCGGCATAGGGCCGCTTGAGCCAGGCGCCGCGCGAGCCGAGTGCGCCATCGGCATAGAGCTTGATGCCGCCCATGCGCAGCTTGTCCGCATAGAGCCAGGGCGTCGGTGCGTTGCCGCCGACCTGGAGCGCCACGTCGACGCCGGCCGAATAGCTCATGATGCGCACGCGCAGCTGGCCGATGTCGCCCATGCGGCGGAAGGTCAGCCAGTCGTCGAGGGTGGTGCCCATGTCCGCGGTCGCGGTGATGCCGTTCGACAGCAGCAGTTCCTGCGCCTTGAGGAACGCGGCGTTGCGCTCCCGCGGCGACGGCTTCGGCACATGGCTGTCGACCAGCGACATCGCCGCATCGACCAGCACGCCGCTCGGCTGGCCGTTCGGCAGCTTCTCGATGCGGCCGCCCGCCGGGGCGACCGTCTTTGCGGTGATGCCTGCCGCCTTCAATGCGGCCGAGTTGACCCACACGGCGTGTCCGTCGGCGCGGGCGAGCACCACCGGCTTGTCGCGATAGGCGACGTCGAGGTCAGCCGCGGTCGGGAAGCCCTGGCCCCAGACTTCCTGGTTCCAGCCGCCCCCGACGATCCAGGGGCGGTTGCTGTTCGCCTGGGCGTAATGCGCGATCGCTGCCTGCGCCTCCGCCAGCGAGCGGGTCTTCGACAGATCGAGCTGGAGCGCGCGGAAGCCCAGTTCCATGAAGTGGCCGTGCGCGTCGATCATGCCGGGGATCAGCACCCGCCCCTTCATGTCGCTGCGCCAGTCGAGCTTTTCCGGCCGCTTGTCGCCCTTCTTGAGCAGCTTGGTGATCTTGCCGTTCGGCCCGATCAGCACGCCGACAAAACGCACGACATTGCCGCGTGCGTCGAGGGCGACACCGTTGACGTTCTCGACCAGCGCGTCGGCATGGGCCGGTGCCGTGGCGAGCAGCGAGGCGAGGAACGCCGCGGTCCAGCGCTTCACGGGGAGGCTCACTTGGCGAGCCTCCGCACCAATGCGCTCGTGTCCTGGCGGCCGCCCCCCATCTTCTGCACCTCGCCATACCATTGGTCGACCAGGGCCGAGACCGGCAGGCTCGCGCCGTTGCTGCGCGCTTCTTCGAGCGCGAGGCCGAGGTCCTTGCGCATCCAGTCGATGGCGAAGCCGAAGTCGAACTGGTCCTCCGCCATGGTCCCCCAGCGGTTGACCATCTGCCAGCTCTGCGCGGCGCCGCCGGAGATGGCGTCGAACACCTTGGCGAGATCGAGATCGGACGCCTGGGCAAAGCGCAGCGCCTCGCTCAGGCCGCCCAGCACGCCGGCGATGCAGATCTGGTTGACCATCTTGGTCGTCTGCCCCGCGCCCGCAGCCCCGACATGGACGATGCGCGCGGCATAGCTCTGGAAGATCGGCTCGGCCGCCGTCATCGCCTCGGGCGCGCCGCCGCACATGATCGACAGCGCACCCTTCTCAGCGCCCGCCTGGCCGCCGGATACGGGCGCATCGAGCACCAGCAGGCCGCGTGCTTCGCCCGCGCTCGCCAGACGACGTGCGATCGCGGCGGAGACGGTGGTGTGGTCAGCAAACAGCGCGCCGGGGCGCATCGCGGCAAAGGCGCCATCGGCGCCGAGCGTGACCTGCTCCAGGTCCGCATCGTTGCCGACGCAGGCGAGCACCGCGTCCGCGCCCTCGGCTGCCCCGGCAGGGGAGCCGGCGACGCTGCCGCCGTGCTGCTCGGCCCAGGCGTCCGCCTTGGCGCGGGTGCGATTGTAGACGGTGACCTCGTGCCCGGCGCGCACCAGATGCCCCGCCATCGGGGCGCCCATGACGCCCATGCCGATGAATGCGATCTTCATGGCCGCCGCATAGGGTTTTGCGCGGCACCACGCCAGCGGCGTCGCAGCGATTTGCCGGCTCCGGCGACGTGTTTCAGTTTGCGACGCCGTTTTGATGGTAAACGACTTTGCATCTGGCGGCCGCACGTTCCATAAACCCGCTTCAGGACAAATCCGCGGAACGGCGGTGGAAGGGTCGAGAGGTGACAGCTCCGTTTCGGTTTCCGCGTTTCTTCGTCACCAGTCCCTCGCCCTGCCCCTATCTGCCCGATCGGCAGGAGCGAAAGGTATTCACCGAACTGACCGGTCCCCATGCGGGCGAACTCAACGATGCGCTCGGCCGCATCGGGTTTCGCCGCAGCCAGTCGGTCGCCTACCGCCCTAGCTGCGGTAGCTGCACCGCATGTGTTTCGGTGCGGGTGGTCGCAGGCGAGTTCCAGCTGAACGCGACCCAGCGCAAGCTGCGGCGGCGCTACAGCGACCTGGTGGTCACCGCCTGCCGGCCCTGGGCCACCGACGAGCAGTTCCAGTTGCTGCGCCGCTATCTCTCCGCACGGCATCCGGGCGGCGGCATGACGATGATGGACGAGAGCGACTATGCCGACATGGTCGAGCAGACGCCCGTCAACTCGCACATCATCGAATATCGCGAGCCGAGCGTCGACGGGCGGCCGGGGCCGCTGGTGGGCGCCTGCATCACAGACCAGCATGCGGACGGGCTGTCGATGATCTACAGCTTCTTCCGTACCGACGATGCGTCGCGTCCGGGGTTGGGCACCTACATCATCCTGGACCACATCCTGCGCGCGCGGGCGACGGGCCTCCCCTATGTGTATCTCGGCTATTGGGTGAAAGGGTCGGCGCGCATGGCGTACAAGACCCGCTACCGCCCGCTCGAGGCATTGGGACCGGCCGGGTGGACGCGGCTGGAGGACATGGAAACCGTGCCCGCGGCTCCCCTGGAGGCAGCTGTCCTCGCCTGACCTTCCGCGGGCGGGGCGTCCCGGCTCAGCCTTCGCGGCCGAGCAGGCCGATCGCCACGTCCACGTCGAGTTCCTCGTCGCCATGGCCGATGCGCGTACCGGAGATCGGCGCCGCCCCAGCGCTGTCGAGAGCGGCGGCGACCCGGACATAGTCGAGGCCTGGAGCTCCGCCGACGGTGGGATCAAGCATCTGCCACCCCTGCCCGTCTAGGAACACCTCCGCCCAGCCATGCGGCGCCGGACGCTCGCGGCGGGCGCAGCCGCCGAGGCTGTATCCCGAGACATAGCGCGCCGGCAGGCCGATCGCACGCAGGCAGCCGACCAGCACCTGCGCCAGATCACGGGGACTCGCGCGATCCCCGGCAAAGGCGTCCGCGGCCGGCAGCACGCCATCGCCGCGGCGGCGTTCGATGGCGAAGCGGCCGTGCAGCGCCTCGGCAATCCGGGCCGCGCGCGCGTCGTCCGACCCGCTCCCCGCAACCTCCTGCGCGAATGCGGTCATGGCGGCATCCGCCGCCGACAGCAGCGTGGTGCGGAGATAAAAGGCGGGTGGCAGCGGTTCGCCCGCGCCGTCGAGGCGTCGGGGAGTCTCGCTCAGCAGCACTTCGCCCGAGATGGTGATGCCGATCGTCTCCAGCGGCCCCTCGGCATAGAGCATGCGCGTGAGGTTGCCGTAGCCGTCGCGGCTCTCGCGCAGGCGCGCGTCGCAATCCACGTCGATCCGCCAGGCGACCACCGTCTGGTTGACCGTGTCGTCCGGGAACATGCGCAGCAACTGTACCACCCGCGCCTGCGGCTCGGTGAAGCGGTAGCGGCTGTGGTGCTCGACCTCGATACGCATCAGATGAACCGGAACTGGCGGGCGATCGCGGCGTCCAGCATCGCATTCTCCCGGATGAAGGCGGTCAGATACTCATGGAGACCGCTGACGATGACCTCGTCCGCGCGCGTCTTCTGCATGCGCGCGAGCCGCGTGCGCGCCATGCGATCGGCCTCCCCCTGCAAGCCGGCACGCTTGCCGAGCAGGTTGAGCATCTCCACGGTCTCTGCCACGCAGGCGGCAAGGCTGCGCGGGACCTCGCCGCGCGACAGCAGCAGCTCGATCACCAGGCTCGGCCGCAGCCCTTCGTTGTACAGCCAGCGATAGGCGGTGACGGCCGAGACGGTCTGGAGGATGGTGGTCCACTGGTCGCGATCGACCGGGCCGCCGACCTTCTCACCTTCCGGCAGCAGCAGGTGGTACTTCACGTCGATCAGCCGCGCGGTGTTGTCGGCACGCTCGATCGCGGCGCCCAGCTGGATGAACCAGGTCGCCTCGTTCTTCATCATGCGGTGAACGGCGCCCTCGAAGCCGCGCGTCTCCGCCTTGATCGCTTCGACCAGGCTCAGCACCTCGGCGGGCGCGTCGCCGCCGGTCGGCGTGTTGAACTGCAACCAGGCGCGGTTGATCGCCGAGAAGGCGTCGCGGGTGAGCGCGGTGCGGACAGCCTTGGCGTTGTTGCGCGCCACATCCAGGCACCAGAGGATCGAACCCGGGTGGCTGCGGTCGCAGGTGAGGAAGCGGGCGACATGCGCCTGCGTCACCGGCAGGCCGGTCTCGGCGAACGCATCCTCGGTATAGGTGACGCTGAGCGCGCTCGCCCAGGCCGCATCGCCCGCCGGGCGGGCGGAGAGCGCGTCGAGGCGGACCGTCGCCTCCACGAGCCGCGCGATGAAGTCGGCGCGCTCGACATAGCGGCCGAGCCAGTAGAGCGACGCCGCGGTGCGGGAAAGCATCGCCATCGCGTCAGCCCTCGCCCTGCATCTGGGTCATGCCACCCTGGCCCTGCTGCTGCTGGCTCACACCGGGTGCGGGGTTGTCGGGGAGCAGCACGAAGCTGTCCTTGGTGCCGCCGCCCTGGCTGGAGTTCACCACCAGCGATCCTTCCCGGAGCGCGACGCGGGTAAGGCCGCCCGGTACGACCTTCACACCCTGGCTTCCGGTGAGAACAAAGGGGCGGAAGTCGACGTGGCGGGGGCTCAGCCCCTTGTCGGTCATGGTCGGCACGGTGGAAAGCGCGAGCGTCGGCTGGGCGATATAGCGATGCGGCTCGGCGATGAGCGCGGCGCGGAACGCCTCGATCTCGGCGCGGCTGGCGGTGGGGCCCACCAGCATGCCGTAGCCGCCGGAGCCGTCCACCAGCTTCACCACCAGCTGATCGAGATCGTCGAGCACGTACTTCAGCGCCTGCGGCTCGCGGCAGCGCCAGGTCTCGACGTTCGGGAGCAGCGGCTCGCCGCCCGAATAGAAGCGCACGATCTCCGGCATGTAGCTGTAGATCGCCTTGTCGTCGGCGATGCCGTTGCCCGGCGCGTTGATGAGGGTGACGTTGCCGGCGCGATATGCAGCCATGATGCCGGGCACCCCCA encodes:
- the rplM gene encoding 50S ribosomal protein L13 is translated as MKALMKTTKSAKPHEVEKKWHIVDAEGLVVGRAATIIANVLRGKHKTSFTPHVDCGDNVVVINADKVRFTGRKLTQKLYYKHTGYAGGLKEVRADKILEGRFPERILEKAVERMIPRGPLGRQQMRNLRIYKGTEHPHEAQNPEVLDIAGMNRKNKVGA
- the rpsI gene encoding 30S ribosomal protein S9, whose amino-acid sequence is MSDNRQSLSDLASLTQQAPAAPQQQDAAPAAAPAPDATAPEAPALPTTPLRAQEIDKYGRAYATGRRKDAVARVWLKPGSGKITINGRDQEVYFARPTLRLVINQPFGVAEREGQYDVICTVKGGGLSGQAGAVKHGISQAITRYEPVLRAPIKAAGFLTRDSRAVERKKYGKAKARRSFQFSKR
- a CDS encoding class I SAM-dependent methyltransferase, whose amino-acid sequence is MTSRETTSFLPLAHADGWQDDLNRTVLETLKTIGFALIQWPWLLRSLSGGSDAAKAALLADLELAPDALPNLGSWKADTGYLSLIVDHIKSTHPQSVVELGSGASSLVTAKALQLHGGGRLTSLDQHADFVRATLGWLHDHGVDAALHAVPLRPAPKDWHGVWYDTSPVPDRIDLLLIDGPPWTIHPYVRGAAETLFKRMPVGGTVLLDDAARPGERVIAARWRRRWPNFRFELVNRGTKGTLIGTRVW
- a CDS encoding metallophosphoesterase family protein, which encodes MIRLFHVSDVHFGAEDRAAVAWFDRAVKAEKPDAIIMTGDLTMRARSREFEQASAWLEGLQRPTTVEVGNHDLPYFNPFARFLMPYHRYKQLERVIEQPLDIRGITVVPLKTTARFQMRFNWSKGFVGKKALQASLGLLDAVPKGDLVFVAAHHPLIEAGTRSTGKTRHGREALEALAAAGVDAVLSGHVHDPFDVEEVVNGRTIRLVGAGTLSVRTRDNPPSFNEIRIQDGKFETIARRMGEADYTVTEPQVAAEPVG
- a CDS encoding amidohydrolase gives rise to the protein MKRWTAAFLASLLATAPAHADALVENVNGVALDARGNVVRFVGVLIGPNGKITKLLKKGDKRPEKLDWRSDMKGRVLIPGMIDAHGHFMELGFRALQLDLSKTRSLAEAQAAIAHYAQANSNRPWIVGGGWNQEVWGQGFPTAADLDVAYRDKPVVLARADGHAVWVNSAALKAAGITAKTVAPAGGRIEKLPNGQPSGVLVDAAMSLVDSHVPKPSPRERNAAFLKAQELLLSNGITATADMGTTLDDWLTFRRMGDIGQLRVRIMSYSAGVDVALQVGGNAPTPWLYADKLRMGGIKLYADGALGSRGAWLKRPYADAAKETGLGFLADDQLLNLMSRGAMDGFQIAIHAIGDRANTQALDAIEEIGSTYKDDRRWRIEHAQIVDPVDLPRFGRNGIIPSMQPVHQTSDRLMVEARLGPDRLAGAYAWASLLKQSGHIAFGSDYPVENPNPFVGWAAAFTRQDPQGQPPGGWQPQEAVSRLEAWRGFTSDAAYAGFAEKRFGTLAPGMRADFLIVDRDPSEATPEALRETRVLETWVGGEKMWSGSGSSPR
- a CDS encoding NAD(P)-dependent oxidoreductase → MKIAFIGMGVMGAPMAGHLVRAGHEVTVYNRTRAKADAWAEQHGGSVAGSPAGAAEGADAVLACVGNDADLEQVTLGADGAFAAMRPGALFADHTTVSAAIARRLASAGEARGLLVLDAPVSGGQAGAEKGALSIMCGGAPEAMTAAEPIFQSYAARIVHVGAAGAGQTTKMVNQICIAGVLGGLSEALRFAQASDLDLAKVFDAISGGAAQSWQMVNRWGTMAEDQFDFGFAIDWMRKDLGLALEEARSNGASLPVSALVDQWYGEVQKMGGGRQDTSALVRRLAK
- a CDS encoding arginyltransferase; translated protein: MTAPFRFPRFFVTSPSPCPYLPDRQERKVFTELTGPHAGELNDALGRIGFRRSQSVAYRPSCGSCTACVSVRVVAGEFQLNATQRKLRRRYSDLVVTACRPWATDEQFQLLRRYLSARHPGGGMTMMDESDYADMVEQTPVNSHIIEYREPSVDGRPGPLVGACITDQHADGLSMIYSFFRTDDASRPGLGTYIILDHILRARATGLPYVYLGYWVKGSARMAYKTRYRPLEALGPAGWTRLEDMETVPAAPLEAAVLA
- a CDS encoding transglutaminase family protein; this encodes MRIEVEHHSRYRFTEPQARVVQLLRMFPDDTVNQTVVAWRIDVDCDARLRESRDGYGNLTRMLYAEGPLETIGITISGEVLLSETPRRLDGAGEPLPPAFYLRTTLLSAADAAMTAFAQEVAGSGSDDARAARIAEALHGRFAIERRRGDGVLPAADAFAGDRASPRDLAQVLVGCLRAIGLPARYVSGYSLGGCARRERPAPHGWAEVFLDGQGWQMLDPTVGGAPGLDYVRVAAALDSAGAAPISGTRIGHGDEELDVDVAIGLLGREG
- a CDS encoding alpha-E domain-containing protein → MLSRTAASLYWLGRYVERADFIARLVEATVRLDALSARPAGDAAWASALSVTYTEDAFAETGLPVTQAHVARFLTCDRSHPGSILWCLDVARNNAKAVRTALTRDAFSAINRAWLQFNTPTGGDAPAEVLSLVEAIKAETRGFEGAVHRMMKNEATWFIQLGAAIERADNTARLIDVKYHLLLPEGEKVGGPVDRDQWTTILQTVSAVTAYRWLYNEGLRPSLVIELLLSRGEVPRSLAACVAETVEMLNLLGKRAGLQGEADRMARTRLARMQKTRADEVIVSGLHEYLTAFIRENAMLDAAIARQFRFI